The Corynebacterium camporealensis genome contains a region encoding:
- the groL gene encoding chaperonin GroEL (60 kDa chaperone family; promotes refolding of misfolded polypeptides especially under stressful conditions; forms two stacked rings of heptamers to form a barrel-shaped 14mer; ends can be capped by GroES; misfolded proteins enter the barrel where they are refolded when GroES binds) gives MAKIIAFDEEARRGLERGLNTLADAVKVTLGPKGRNVVLEKSWGAPTITNDGVSIAREIELEDPYEKIGAELVKEVAKKTDDVAGDGTTTATVLAQALVREGLRNVAAGSNPMGIKRGIENATKLVVDSLLSSAKEVETQEQIATTAGISAADPAIGEKIAEAMYTVGNGAVNKDSVITVEESNTFGVDLEVTEGMRFDKGYISGYFATDMERQEAVLEDPYILLVSSKISNIKDLVPVLEKVMQSGKPLLIIAEDVEGEALSTLVVNKIRGTFKSVAVKAPGFGDRRKATLQDMAILTGGQVISEEVGLSLETADLPLLGQARKVVVTKDETTIVQGAGSQEQIDGRIKQIRGEIEASDSDYDREKLQERLAKLSGGVAVLKVGAATEVELKERKHRIEDAVRNAKAAVEEGIVAGGGVALLQAASALDGLSDLTGDEATGVKIVREALSAPLKQIAHNAGLEPGVVADKVASLNPGEGLNAATGEYVNLMEAGINDPVKVTRSALQNAASIAALFLTTEAVVADKPEPAGSNGMPDADAMGGMGGMM, from the coding sequence ATGGCAAAGATTATCGCCTTTGATGAGGAGGCCCGCCGCGGTCTCGAGCGTGGCCTCAACACCCTGGCCGACGCCGTCAAGGTCACCCTGGGCCCGAAGGGCCGCAACGTCGTCCTGGAGAAGTCCTGGGGCGCACCGACCATTACTAACGACGGTGTTTCCATCGCTCGCGAGATCGAGCTGGAGGATCCCTACGAGAAGATCGGCGCTGAGCTGGTCAAGGAAGTCGCCAAGAAGACTGACGACGTCGCAGGCGACGGCACCACCACCGCAACCGTCCTGGCACAGGCACTGGTTCGCGAAGGCCTGCGCAACGTTGCTGCTGGCTCCAACCCGATGGGTATCAAGCGCGGCATCGAAAACGCCACCAAGCTCGTGGTCGATTCCCTGCTGTCTTCCGCTAAGGAAGTAGAAACCCAGGAGCAGATCGCTACCACCGCAGGTATCTCTGCTGCTGACCCGGCAATCGGTGAAAAGATTGCGGAAGCTATGTACACCGTTGGCAACGGTGCGGTGAACAAGGATTCCGTCATTACCGTCGAAGAGTCCAACACCTTCGGCGTCGACCTCGAGGTCACCGAGGGTATGCGCTTTGATAAGGGCTACATCTCCGGTTACTTCGCCACCGACATGGAGCGCCAGGAAGCAGTCCTGGAGGATCCGTACATCCTGCTGGTTTCTTCCAAGATCTCCAACATCAAGGACCTCGTCCCGGTTCTGGAGAAGGTCATGCAGTCCGGCAAGCCGCTGCTGATCATCGCCGAGGACGTCGAGGGCGAAGCCCTGTCCACCCTCGTTGTCAACAAGATCCGCGGCACCTTCAAGTCCGTTGCTGTGAAGGCCCCGGGCTTCGGTGACCGCCGCAAGGCCACCCTGCAGGATATGGCCATTCTGACCGGCGGACAGGTTATCTCCGAAGAGGTTGGCCTGTCCCTGGAGACCGCCGACCTGCCGCTGCTGGGCCAGGCCCGCAAGGTCGTTGTCACCAAGGATGAGACCACCATCGTCCAGGGTGCCGGCTCCCAGGAGCAGATCGACGGCCGCATCAAGCAGATCCGCGGCGAAATCGAAGCATCCGACTCCGACTACGACCGTGAGAAGCTGCAGGAGCGCCTGGCTAAGCTGTCCGGCGGCGTGGCAGTCCTCAAGGTCGGCGCTGCCACCGAGGTCGAACTCAAGGAGCGCAAGCACCGCATCGAGGACGCCGTGCGCAACGCTAAGGCTGCAGTCGAAGAAGGCATCGTCGCCGGCGGTGGTGTTGCCCTCCTGCAGGCCGCATCCGCACTCGACGGCCTGTCTGACCTCACCGGTGACGAAGCAACCGGCGTGAAGATCGTCCGCGAAGCACTGTCCGCACCGCTGAAGCAGATCGCCCACAACGCCGGCCTGGAGCCAGGCGTCGTCGCTGACAAGGTCGCCTCCCTGAACCCAGGCGAGGGCCTCAATGCCGCCACCGGCGAGTACGTCAACCTCATGGAGGCTGGCATCAACGACCCGGTCAAGGTCACCCGCTCTGCACTGCAGAACGCCGCATCCATCGCCGCACTGTTCCTCACCACCGAGGCAGTCGTCGCCGACAAGCCAGAGCCAGCCGGCTCCAACGGCATGCCTGACGCGGACGCCATGGGTGGTATGGGCGGCATGATGTAA